From Streptomyces sp. NBC_00775, one genomic window encodes:
- a CDS encoding ABC transporter ATP-binding protein — protein sequence MTTTDPTFADLAHRAAARRDRPAYGHDALITCDRLVRIFSTDGVEVQALQGLDLLVREGELMALVGASGSGKSTLMNILAGLDTPTAGAAKVAGRDLLTMGAKDRLSYRREVVGFVWQQTSRNLLPYLTAAQNVALPMQLSGTARKGRRSHRAQAERALELLELLDIADCRGRRPHQMSGGQQQRVAIAVALANAPAVLLADEPTGELDSHTAEQIFAAFRTANEHLGTTIVIVTHDQAVAGEVRRTVAIRDGRTSTEVLRRTEVDAATGQEAVVAREYAMLDRAGRLQLPAEYTEALGMRDRVALELEPDHIGVWPDDSDHG from the coding sequence ATGACCACCACCGACCCCACCTTCGCCGACCTCGCACACCGCGCCGCGGCCCGCCGGGACCGCCCCGCCTACGGCCACGACGCCCTGATCACCTGTGACCGTCTGGTGCGGATCTTCTCCACGGACGGTGTGGAGGTCCAGGCGCTCCAGGGCCTCGATCTGCTGGTCCGCGAGGGCGAGTTGATGGCGCTGGTGGGTGCGTCGGGCAGCGGTAAGTCGACGCTGATGAACATCCTGGCCGGACTGGACACCCCCACCGCGGGCGCGGCCAAGGTGGCCGGCCGCGACCTGCTCACGATGGGCGCGAAGGACCGGCTGAGCTACCGCCGCGAGGTCGTCGGCTTCGTCTGGCAGCAGACGTCCCGCAACCTCCTGCCCTACCTGACAGCGGCCCAGAACGTGGCCCTCCCGATGCAGCTGTCCGGCACCGCCCGCAAGGGCCGCCGTTCCCACCGCGCTCAGGCCGAACGCGCCCTGGAACTCCTGGAGTTGCTGGACATCGCCGACTGCCGGGGCCGCCGCCCGCACCAGATGTCGGGCGGCCAGCAACAACGCGTCGCCATCGCGGTGGCCCTGGCCAACGCCCCCGCCGTCCTGCTCGCCGACGAACCCACCGGCGAACTCGACTCCCACACCGCCGAGCAGATCTTCGCCGCCTTCCGCACCGCGAACGAACACCTCGGCACCACCATCGTGATCGTCACCCACGACCAGGCGGTCGCCGGCGAGGTCCGCCGCACGGTCGCCATCCGCGACGGCCGTACCTCCACGGAGGTCCTGCGCCGCACCGAGGTCGACGCGGCCACCGGTCAGGAGGCGGTGGTGGCCCGCGAGTACGCGATGCTCGACCGCGCGGGCCGCCTCCAGCTCCCCGCCGAGTACACCGAGGCCCTGGGCATGCGGGACCGCGTGGCGCTGGAACTGGAGCCGGACCACATCGGCGTATGGCCGGACGACAGCGATCACGGGTGA